Proteins encoded within one genomic window of Neodiprion fabricii isolate iyNeoFabr1 chromosome 6, iyNeoFabr1.1, whole genome shotgun sequence:
- the LOC124184936 gene encoding acid phosphatase type 7 isoform X2 has translation MLFQITCTMIPTSLILVLGILGSALGIVQYQPEAVHIAYGDNVHDISITWTTMDKTQESIVQYGINGYALTAKGNSTPFVDGGRKKHKQYIHRVLLKDLTPGSKYVYQCGNEYAWSDMFYFVTAPTDQATWAPQVVIFGDMGNENAQSLRRLQEETQRGLYDAAIHVGDFAYDMNTNNAAVGDQFMRQIESIAAYLPYMTVPGNHEEKYNFSNYRARFTMPGESEGLWYSFNMGPVHFIGIETEAYYFMNYGLKQLVKQYEWLDNDLREANKPENRAKRPWIVTFGHRPMYCSNANADDCTNHQSLVRVGLPLFHWFGLEDLFYKHKVDLEIWAHEHSYERLWPMYNFKVYNGSYEQPYRNYKAPVHIVTGSAGCKEGKEKFIPNRPDWSAYRSSDYGYTRLKAFNTTHLYLEQVSDDKQGAVLDQLWLIKDDLWPEYTPN, from the exons ATGCTATTCCAAAT TACATGCACAATGATTCCCACATCATTGATCCTGGTTTTGGGAATCTTGGGTTCAGCCTTAGGAATTGTTCAGTATCAACCGGAAGCTGTGCACATCGCATATGGAG ATAATGTGCATGATATCTCCATCACTTGGACTACAATGGATAAAACTCAGGAATCCATTGTTCAATATGGTATTAATGGTTACGCACTCACAGCCAAGGGTAATTCAACTCCATTTGTTGATGGGGGTCGAAAAAAACACAAGCAATACATACACAGGGTATTGCTGAAAGACTTAACACCAGGGAGTAAATACG TGTACCAATGCGGAAATGAATACGCATGGTCAGacatgttttattttgtaactGCACCGACTGACCAGGCAACATGGGCTCCCCAAGTTGTTATTTTTGGAGATATGGGTAATGAAAATGCACAGAGTTTGCGCAGGCTACAAGAAGAAACTCAGCGCGGTCTGTACGATGCTGCAATTCATGTAGGTGATTTTGCGTATGATATGAATACAAACAATGCAGCTGTCGGAGATCAGTTCATGCGGCAAATTGAATCAATTGCAGCCTATCTGCCATACATGACAGTGCCTGGTAATCACGAAGAGAAATACAATTTCAGTAACTATAG AGCCCGCTTCACAATGCCTGGAGAATCAGAAGGCCTTTGGTACAGCTTTAATATGGGTCCTGTGCATTTTATTGGCATTGAAACAGAAGCCtattattttatgaattaTGGATTGAAACAGCTTGTTAAACAGTATGAATGGCTCGACAATGACTTGCGCGAAGCCAATAAACCTGAAAATAG aGCCAAACGTCCCTGGATCGTTACTTTTGGACACAGACCAATGTACTGCAGTAATGCTAACGCCGATGATTGTACAAATCATCAATCGCTGGTCAGAGTTGGATTGCCACTCTTCCACTGGTTCGGTTTGGAAGATTTGTTTTATAAACACAAAGTGGATCTGGAAATATGGGCTCATGAACACAGCTACGAACGCTTGTGGCCTATGTATAACTTTAAG GTGTACAATGGATCATATGAGCAACCATACAGAAATTACAAAGCTCCAGTGCATATAGTAACTGGATCTGCTGGTTGTAAGGAAGGGAAAGAGAAGTTTATCCCTAATAGGCCAGACTGGTCTGCGTACCGTAGTTCTGACTATGGATATACCCGTTTGAAGGCATTTAATACAACTCATTTGTATCTAGAGCAG GTATCTGATGACAAACAAGGAGCAGTTTTGGACCAATTATGGTTAATCAAAGATGATTTATGGCCTGAATACACtccaaattaa
- the LOC124184936 gene encoding acid phosphatase type 7 isoform X1: MLFQISTCTMIPTSLILVLGILGSALGIVQYQPEAVHIAYGDNVHDISITWTTMDKTQESIVQYGINGYALTAKGNSTPFVDGGRKKHKQYIHRVLLKDLTPGSKYVYQCGNEYAWSDMFYFVTAPTDQATWAPQVVIFGDMGNENAQSLRRLQEETQRGLYDAAIHVGDFAYDMNTNNAAVGDQFMRQIESIAAYLPYMTVPGNHEEKYNFSNYRARFTMPGESEGLWYSFNMGPVHFIGIETEAYYFMNYGLKQLVKQYEWLDNDLREANKPENRAKRPWIVTFGHRPMYCSNANADDCTNHQSLVRVGLPLFHWFGLEDLFYKHKVDLEIWAHEHSYERLWPMYNFKVYNGSYEQPYRNYKAPVHIVTGSAGCKEGKEKFIPNRPDWSAYRSSDYGYTRLKAFNTTHLYLEQVSDDKQGAVLDQLWLIKDDLWPEYTPN, from the exons ATGCTATTCCAAAT CAGTACATGCACAATGATTCCCACATCATTGATCCTGGTTTTGGGAATCTTGGGTTCAGCCTTAGGAATTGTTCAGTATCAACCGGAAGCTGTGCACATCGCATATGGAG ATAATGTGCATGATATCTCCATCACTTGGACTACAATGGATAAAACTCAGGAATCCATTGTTCAATATGGTATTAATGGTTACGCACTCACAGCCAAGGGTAATTCAACTCCATTTGTTGATGGGGGTCGAAAAAAACACAAGCAATACATACACAGGGTATTGCTGAAAGACTTAACACCAGGGAGTAAATACG TGTACCAATGCGGAAATGAATACGCATGGTCAGacatgttttattttgtaactGCACCGACTGACCAGGCAACATGGGCTCCCCAAGTTGTTATTTTTGGAGATATGGGTAATGAAAATGCACAGAGTTTGCGCAGGCTACAAGAAGAAACTCAGCGCGGTCTGTACGATGCTGCAATTCATGTAGGTGATTTTGCGTATGATATGAATACAAACAATGCAGCTGTCGGAGATCAGTTCATGCGGCAAATTGAATCAATTGCAGCCTATCTGCCATACATGACAGTGCCTGGTAATCACGAAGAGAAATACAATTTCAGTAACTATAG AGCCCGCTTCACAATGCCTGGAGAATCAGAAGGCCTTTGGTACAGCTTTAATATGGGTCCTGTGCATTTTATTGGCATTGAAACAGAAGCCtattattttatgaattaTGGATTGAAACAGCTTGTTAAACAGTATGAATGGCTCGACAATGACTTGCGCGAAGCCAATAAACCTGAAAATAG aGCCAAACGTCCCTGGATCGTTACTTTTGGACACAGACCAATGTACTGCAGTAATGCTAACGCCGATGATTGTACAAATCATCAATCGCTGGTCAGAGTTGGATTGCCACTCTTCCACTGGTTCGGTTTGGAAGATTTGTTTTATAAACACAAAGTGGATCTGGAAATATGGGCTCATGAACACAGCTACGAACGCTTGTGGCCTATGTATAACTTTAAG GTGTACAATGGATCATATGAGCAACCATACAGAAATTACAAAGCTCCAGTGCATATAGTAACTGGATCTGCTGGTTGTAAGGAAGGGAAAGAGAAGTTTATCCCTAATAGGCCAGACTGGTCTGCGTACCGTAGTTCTGACTATGGATATACCCGTTTGAAGGCATTTAATACAACTCATTTGTATCTAGAGCAG GTATCTGATGACAAACAAGGAGCAGTTTTGGACCAATTATGGTTAATCAAAGATGATTTATGGCCTGAATACACtccaaattaa
- the LOC124184936 gene encoding acid phosphatase type 7 isoform X3, with protein MIPTSLILVLGILGSALGIVQYQPEAVHIAYGDNVHDISITWTTMDKTQESIVQYGINGYALTAKGNSTPFVDGGRKKHKQYIHRVLLKDLTPGSKYVYQCGNEYAWSDMFYFVTAPTDQATWAPQVVIFGDMGNENAQSLRRLQEETQRGLYDAAIHVGDFAYDMNTNNAAVGDQFMRQIESIAAYLPYMTVPGNHEEKYNFSNYRARFTMPGESEGLWYSFNMGPVHFIGIETEAYYFMNYGLKQLVKQYEWLDNDLREANKPENRAKRPWIVTFGHRPMYCSNANADDCTNHQSLVRVGLPLFHWFGLEDLFYKHKVDLEIWAHEHSYERLWPMYNFKVYNGSYEQPYRNYKAPVHIVTGSAGCKEGKEKFIPNRPDWSAYRSSDYGYTRLKAFNTTHLYLEQVSDDKQGAVLDQLWLIKDDLWPEYTPN; from the exons ATGATTCCCACATCATTGATCCTGGTTTTGGGAATCTTGGGTTCAGCCTTAGGAATTGTTCAGTATCAACCGGAAGCTGTGCACATCGCATATGGAG ATAATGTGCATGATATCTCCATCACTTGGACTACAATGGATAAAACTCAGGAATCCATTGTTCAATATGGTATTAATGGTTACGCACTCACAGCCAAGGGTAATTCAACTCCATTTGTTGATGGGGGTCGAAAAAAACACAAGCAATACATACACAGGGTATTGCTGAAAGACTTAACACCAGGGAGTAAATACG TGTACCAATGCGGAAATGAATACGCATGGTCAGacatgttttattttgtaactGCACCGACTGACCAGGCAACATGGGCTCCCCAAGTTGTTATTTTTGGAGATATGGGTAATGAAAATGCACAGAGTTTGCGCAGGCTACAAGAAGAAACTCAGCGCGGTCTGTACGATGCTGCAATTCATGTAGGTGATTTTGCGTATGATATGAATACAAACAATGCAGCTGTCGGAGATCAGTTCATGCGGCAAATTGAATCAATTGCAGCCTATCTGCCATACATGACAGTGCCTGGTAATCACGAAGAGAAATACAATTTCAGTAACTATAG AGCCCGCTTCACAATGCCTGGAGAATCAGAAGGCCTTTGGTACAGCTTTAATATGGGTCCTGTGCATTTTATTGGCATTGAAACAGAAGCCtattattttatgaattaTGGATTGAAACAGCTTGTTAAACAGTATGAATGGCTCGACAATGACTTGCGCGAAGCCAATAAACCTGAAAATAG aGCCAAACGTCCCTGGATCGTTACTTTTGGACACAGACCAATGTACTGCAGTAATGCTAACGCCGATGATTGTACAAATCATCAATCGCTGGTCAGAGTTGGATTGCCACTCTTCCACTGGTTCGGTTTGGAAGATTTGTTTTATAAACACAAAGTGGATCTGGAAATATGGGCTCATGAACACAGCTACGAACGCTTGTGGCCTATGTATAACTTTAAG GTGTACAATGGATCATATGAGCAACCATACAGAAATTACAAAGCTCCAGTGCATATAGTAACTGGATCTGCTGGTTGTAAGGAAGGGAAAGAGAAGTTTATCCCTAATAGGCCAGACTGGTCTGCGTACCGTAGTTCTGACTATGGATATACCCGTTTGAAGGCATTTAATACAACTCATTTGTATCTAGAGCAG GTATCTGATGACAAACAAGGAGCAGTTTTGGACCAATTATGGTTAATCAAAGATGATTTATGGCCTGAATACACtccaaattaa